One genomic region from Anabaena sp. PCC 7108 encodes:
- the ribD gene encoding bifunctional diaminohydroxyphosphoribosylaminopyrimidine deaminase/5-amino-6-(5-phosphoribosylamino)uracil reductase RibD, which translates to MNNSPPVASADASSSKDTQENQLLGQSVISVDIPAPKMVGSEFDSRMMERCIELARRALGRTSPNPLVGAVVVKDGEIVGEGFHPRAGEPHAEVFALKAAGDSARGATIYVSLEPCNHYGRTPPCSEGLINAGVSKVVVGMVDPNPLVAGGGIARLRAAGIEVVVGVEESACRQLNEGFIHRILYNRPLGILKYAMTLDGKIAASSGHSTWVTNPDARSEVHQLRAACDAVIVGGNTVRQDNPYLTSHQVGGHNPLRVVMSRSLNFPENAHLWEVAEAPSLVLTEIGSSRDFQEMLLKKGVEVVEFPSLTPELVMTHLYERGFCSVLWECGGTLAASAIAQGAVQKILAFIAPKIIGGTNAPTPVGDLGFTTMTEALPLERVRWRVIGSDCLVEGYLPQSIQ; encoded by the coding sequence ATGAATAACTCCCCACCTGTAGCTTCAGCAGATGCATCTTCATCCAAAGACACTCAAGAAAATCAACTTCTGGGACAATCTGTCATCAGCGTAGATATCCCAGCCCCAAAAATGGTGGGTAGTGAATTTGACTCTCGCATGATGGAACGGTGTATAGAACTAGCCCGTCGCGCTTTGGGGCGCACCTCACCAAACCCGTTAGTAGGGGCAGTAGTTGTCAAAGATGGGGAGATTGTGGGAGAAGGGTTTCATCCCCGCGCTGGTGAACCTCATGCCGAAGTTTTTGCCCTCAAAGCCGCCGGAGATAGCGCCCGTGGAGCGACAATCTATGTCAGTCTGGAACCTTGTAACCACTACGGACGAACTCCGCCCTGTTCGGAAGGATTGATCAATGCTGGTGTATCTAAGGTTGTAGTGGGTATGGTTGATCCTAATCCTCTGGTAGCTGGAGGGGGGATTGCCCGGTTACGTGCAGCGGGAATAGAAGTGGTGGTAGGGGTAGAAGAAAGTGCTTGTCGGCAGCTAAATGAAGGTTTTATACATCGTATTCTCTACAACCGGCCTTTAGGAATTTTGAAATATGCCATGACCTTAGATGGCAAAATTGCTGCTAGTTCTGGTCATAGTACTTGGGTGACAAATCCAGATGCCCGCAGCGAAGTACATCAACTTAGAGCAGCTTGTGATGCTGTAATTGTCGGTGGAAATACTGTACGGCAAGATAATCCTTATTTAACCAGCCATCAGGTAGGTGGGCATAATCCCCTGCGGGTGGTGATGAGTCGCAGTCTAAACTTTCCAGAAAATGCCCACCTCTGGGAAGTTGCTGAGGCACCAAGTTTAGTTTTGACAGAAATTGGCAGTTCCCGCGATTTTCAAGAAATGCTGCTCAAAAAGGGGGTAGAAGTGGTGGAATTTCCATCACTAACGCCCGAATTAGTGATGACTCATTTATACGAGCGAGGTTTTTGTAGCGTGTTGTGGGAATGTGGTGGTACTTTAGCAGCCAGTGCGATCGCTCAAGGAGCAGTACAAAAAATCTTGGCTTTTATTGCTCCCAAAATCATTGGTGGTACTAATGCCCCTACACCTGTAGGCGACTTAGGTTTTACTACCATGACTGAGGCGTTACCCTTAGAACGTGTTCGTTGGCGTGTCATCGGTTCTGATTGCTTAGTGGAAGGTTATTTGCCACAAAGCATTCAGTAA
- a CDS encoding DNA phosphorothioation-associated putative methyltransferase, whose translation MTAMIKPENNWKILEETCLIAEPIEQSHVPTDKEAIASNRDFRIADYCQNSKFGKLLPDAFYIHVLALQILDPWLQEYESRARMIVPEVEGATLVKFSTNKAKISYLFYPDFDTDPHPELRASIQVDLETHEVGYRDYSDSANPPILHRKETFVTPDYPFYQQFAALTRAQEALGLLNNTRGIGTREGWEKRLQAYGVEIQGHNLIQRQITNTVNLTPKIERHKAAIIRPDLSRPVRLALESSLFSPETNFFDYGCGHGGDVSRIAEQGYISSGWDPFYSPNTPRTPAEIVNIGFVINVIEDQSERREALIQAWELTQKVLLVAAQVLIADIKRGVIAYGDGVITRRNTFQKYYEQEELKIYIDQVLGVDAIPVALGVYFVFRDEAEAQLFRSSRFRSRASTPRIRACVRRFEEHQQLLAPLMAFMTERGRLPSKGELSQEVEICTEFGSLRRAFSVIIQATDSEEWEAIADKRRQDLMVYLALCNFSRRPRLGQLAPAVQEDIVSLYSTYKQACLDADQMLRSLGNTELIIKSCQESKIGKKLPNSLWVHISALQSVDPLLRLYEGCASRTIGRLEVANVIKFHIQTPKISYLFYPDFDIDPHPILSKVMTIDLRDLHVTYQDYDLEDDPPILHQIDALVTPDYPQYEKFAKLTLQEQDWGLLDDWRSIRRLSGWKQCLKENCAVLNGYKLTWSKDCDAYKLKILKAALNSRKRRKNVSHTEAQSRREEE comes from the coding sequence ATGACTGCAATGATTAAGCCTGAAAACAACTGGAAAATACTTGAAGAAACCTGCTTAATTGCAGAACCGATTGAACAGAGTCATGTACCTACGGACAAAGAAGCGATCGCATCTAACAGAGATTTCCGTATTGCTGATTATTGCCAAAACAGTAAATTTGGTAAATTATTACCTGATGCCTTTTACATTCATGTATTAGCACTGCAAATACTTGACCCCTGGCTTCAGGAATATGAAAGCCGCGCCCGTATGATCGTACCGGAAGTAGAAGGAGCTACATTAGTTAAATTTAGTACTAATAAAGCCAAAATTTCTTATTTATTTTATCCTGATTTTGATACTGACCCTCATCCTGAATTACGAGCCAGTATTCAAGTTGATTTAGAAACCCATGAAGTTGGCTACCGCGATTACAGCGATTCAGCAAATCCCCCCATTTTGCACCGCAAAGAAACTTTTGTCACACCAGACTATCCCTTTTATCAACAGTTTGCAGCCCTAACCCGCGCACAAGAAGCTTTAGGATTACTGAATAATACCAGAGGAATTGGGACAAGAGAGGGTTGGGAAAAGCGGTTACAAGCTTATGGAGTGGAAATACAGGGACACAACCTGATTCAACGACAAATCACTAATACAGTAAATTTAACCCCAAAAATTGAGCGCCACAAAGCAGCAATTATTCGTCCTGATTTATCCCGTCCAGTTAGATTGGCCTTAGAATCTAGCTTATTTAGCCCAGAAACAAACTTTTTTGATTATGGTTGTGGACACGGTGGAGATGTCAGCCGGATTGCAGAACAAGGTTACATTAGCAGCGGTTGGGACCCTTTTTACTCTCCAAATACTCCCCGTACACCTGCGGAGATTGTCAATATTGGTTTTGTAATTAATGTTATCGAAGACCAAAGTGAACGCCGGGAAGCTTTAATACAAGCTTGGGAACTAACTCAGAAAGTGCTGCTAGTAGCCGCCCAAGTGTTAATAGCTGATATTAAACGCGGTGTAATTGCTTATGGTGATGGAGTAATTACTAGACGAAACACATTTCAGAAATATTATGAACAAGAAGAATTAAAAATTTACATTGATCAAGTGTTAGGAGTTGATGCAATTCCCGTGGCTTTGGGCGTTTACTTTGTGTTTCGGGATGAAGCTGAAGCACAGTTATTTAGGTCTTCGCGCTTCCGTTCTCGTGCTAGTACTCCAAGAATACGTGCTTGTGTGAGGCGGTTTGAAGAACATCAGCAACTGTTAGCGCCTTTGATGGCTTTTATGACGGAACGAGGAAGACTTCCTAGTAAGGGGGAATTGTCTCAAGAAGTGGAAATTTGTACAGAATTTGGTAGTTTACGGCGTGCCTTTAGTGTAATTATACAGGCGACGGACTCTGAAGAATGGGAAGCGATCGCAGACAAACGCCGTCAAGATTTGATGGTTTATTTAGCGCTGTGTAACTTTAGTCGTCGTCCCAGATTAGGACAATTAGCCCCAGCGGTACAAGAGGATATAGTTAGTTTATATAGTACTTATAAACAAGCTTGTTTAGATGCTGATCAAATGTTACGCAGTCTGGGGAATACAGAACTAATTATTAAAAGTTGTCAAGAAAGCAAAATAGGTAAAAAATTACCTAATTCCCTTTGGGTGCATATTTCTGCATTACAATCTGTTGATCCTTTACTGCGTCTTTATGAAGGTTGTGCTAGTAGGACAATTGGGCGTTTAGAAGTAGCAAATGTGATTAAATTTCATATTCAAACACCCAAAATTTCTTATTTGTTTTATCCTGATTTTGATATTGATCCTCATCCAATTTTATCAAAAGTGATGACAATTGATTTGCGAGATTTACACGTTACTTATCAAGACTATGATCTTGAAGATGATCCACCAATATTACACCAAATAGATGCTTTAGTGACTCCAGATTATCCCCAATATGAGAAATTTGCTAAATTAACTCTTCAAGAACAAGACTGGGGACTTTTGGATGATTGGCGGAGTATTCGTCGTCTTTCTGGTTGGAAACAATGTTTAAAAGAAAATTGTGCTGTTCTCAATGGTTATAAGTTAACTTGGAGCAAAGATTGTGATGCTTATAAATTGAAAATACTGAAGGCTGCTTTGAACTCTCGAAAAAGAAGGAAGAATGTATCTCACACAGAGGCGCAGAGTCGGAGAGAGGAGGAATAG
- a CDS encoding Rieske 2Fe-2S domain-containing protein, whose protein sequence is MLQGAPWLLAHRSMLKINQPFKVSLYGNDYVLWLDSAGKISCLPNACPHLGAMLSEGWCVTKADGSSTVVCPFHALEFDSNGCTVLPNSDKQTKSLSKPLELIIQGDFIWTYGGYEAIISIPTILKDFAAEYEFIGHSKNFSVKTELLTMLLNMHDYDHQNGTHRPLFEITEVQFKKFIDNGHHSHAYFDLIRKQPKLNDLLKNPGLLAIPNTINAHLENFFPFCVIVHGESPFASVKQIHFFVPESQTHTRTYVLVYGKAKHPIAHLIKKNFVRLAEVIVEQDADILGKLYTNIPQNIKMSNEIGMDWAKRNFANFPMIVEPNLSR, encoded by the coding sequence ATGTTACAAGGCGCACCCTGGTTATTGGCTCATCGCTCCATGCTCAAGATAAATCAGCCTTTTAAAGTTTCTTTATATGGGAATGACTACGTACTTTGGTTAGATAGCGCTGGTAAAATTAGCTGCTTACCTAACGCTTGTCCTCATTTAGGTGCAATGCTTTCTGAAGGTTGGTGCGTGACAAAAGCAGATGGTAGTAGTACCGTAGTTTGTCCATTTCATGCTTTAGAATTTGATAGCAATGGCTGTACAGTATTACCCAATAGCGACAAGCAGACAAAATCTTTAAGCAAACCCTTAGAATTAATTATTCAAGGTGATTTTATTTGGACTTATGGCGGATATGAAGCTATAATTTCTATCCCGACAATTTTAAAAGATTTTGCCGCAGAATATGAATTTATCGGACATAGCAAAAACTTCAGTGTCAAAACTGAACTATTGACAATGTTGCTAAATATGCACGACTATGATCATCAAAATGGTACACACCGTCCTTTATTTGAGATCACCGAAGTACAATTTAAAAAATTTATTGACAACGGACATCACTCTCATGCTTACTTTGATTTAATTAGAAAGCAGCCTAAATTAAATGACTTGCTCAAAAATCCCGGACTATTAGCTATACCAAACACAATTAACGCTCATTTAGAAAATTTCTTTCCTTTCTGTGTAATTGTACATGGTGAAAGTCCTTTTGCTAGTGTTAAACAAATTCATTTCTTTGTTCCCGAATCACAAACACATACTCGCACCTATGTTTTGGTTTATGGTAAAGCCAAACATCCTATCGCCCATTTAATTAAAAAGAATTTTGTCCGATTAGCAGAAGTAATAGTTGAACAAGATGCTGATATTTTAGGTAAACTCTATACCAACATCCCTCAAAATATAAAAATGAGTAACGAAATTGGCATGGATTGGGCAAAACGTAACTTTGCTAATTTTCCTATGATTGTCGAACCGAATCTATCTCGATAA
- a CDS encoding TetR/AcrR family transcriptional regulator: MSGNAVVKFVKNEKVARSVSQVRDAEVTQKQILDAAEMEFARQGLKGARLSAIAHRAKITTAMIHYYFENKEGLYKAVLQRPINQLELVVGQMNLDHLHPEAALKEIIRCAIAYEATYPHRQMLWFQEAIQNQGLYFKQVNPGSLYAPLLKVLERGIEQGCFRPLDPFLTLTHLISVCIFYFVVQENWKHLTPEIDRLSPEMIDKHTESAIALILGGVKQTPSTQCSN, from the coding sequence ATGTCTGGAAATGCTGTGGTGAAGTTTGTTAAGAATGAGAAAGTTGCTAGATCTGTGAGTCAGGTACGAGATGCGGAGGTGACGCAGAAGCAAATTCTTGATGCAGCGGAGATGGAGTTTGCTAGACAGGGGTTAAAGGGGGCGCGGTTAAGTGCGATCGCTCATCGTGCGAAAATTACCACAGCGATGATACATTACTACTTTGAGAATAAAGAAGGTCTATACAAAGCGGTTTTGCAGCGTCCGATTAATCAGCTAGAATTAGTAGTAGGTCAAATGAACCTTGACCATTTGCACCCAGAAGCGGCGTTAAAGGAAATTATACGATGTGCGATCGCTTATGAAGCAACTTATCCCCATCGACAGATGCTGTGGTTTCAAGAAGCGATACAAAATCAGGGTTTGTATTTTAAGCAGGTTAACCCTGGTAGTTTATACGCACCACTGCTAAAAGTTCTAGAAAGAGGAATAGAACAGGGCTGTTTCCGCCCATTAGACCCATTTTTAACCCTGACTCATTTAATTAGTGTTTGCATTTTCTATTTTGTAGTCCAAGAAAACTGGAAGCATTTGACACCAGAGATAGATCGCCTCAGTCCAGAAATGATAGATAAACATACAGAAAGTGCGATCGCCCTAATTTTAGGCGGTGTAAAGCAAACACCATCAACTCAGTGTTCCAACTAA
- a CDS encoding pentapeptide repeat-containing protein, whose translation MNVQELLTRYAKGERSFQGIVLPEANLEGANLGGVDFGRADLRGANLTAASLSGANLSKANLRGAKLERAYLSEVILCGADLTQATLTTAHLNESDLSGASLNGVNLCDANLHMASITSANLQGANLSGAKMGGVRMWKANLQDANLSGADLSEANLCEVNLTGANLDDTDMSETFLTGAIMPDGSIHN comes from the coding sequence ATGAATGTTCAAGAACTTCTAACTAGGTATGCTAAAGGAGAAAGAAGCTTTCAAGGTATTGTATTACCGGAAGCAAACCTAGAAGGAGCTAACTTAGGTGGTGTAGACTTTGGTAGAGCCGATCTTAGAGGTGCTAACCTCACAGCAGCATCATTAAGTGGCGCTAATTTAAGCAAAGCCAATCTCCGAGGTGCAAAACTAGAACGAGCGTATCTATCTGAAGTTATTTTATGTGGTGCAGATTTAACTCAAGCAACTCTCACCACTGCTCATCTAAATGAATCAGACTTAAGTGGTGCATCATTAAATGGTGTAAACTTGTGTGATGCTAATTTACACATGGCATCAATCACATCAGCAAATTTGCAAGGTGCAAATCTGAGTGGTGCGAAAATGGGCGGAGTGCGGATGTGGAAAGCAAATTTGCAAGATGCTAATTTAAGTGGGGCTGACTTAAGTGAAGCAAACTTGTGTGAAGTGAATTTAACAGGAGCTAATTTAGATGACACAGATATGAGTGAAACCTTCTTAACAGGGGCGATTATGCCTGATGGGAGTATTCATAATTGA
- a CDS encoding molybdopterin-binding protein, giving the protein MPRKEQGWVTFQTSEEEKKILEEFCQHSQRTKTEILRELVRGLNKYSSPPVSLPTSQEHVETHTSELEIMNPKKPLKVSSRNVLKGVVKRVTTGTVNTEVTLEIVHRVELTSMITRVSAEELELVEGAEAYAVIKSNDIVIAKE; this is encoded by the coding sequence ATGCCAAGAAAAGAACAGGGTTGGGTGACATTTCAAACATCAGAAGAGGAAAAAAAGATTTTAGAGGAGTTCTGTCAGCACTCTCAGCGAACCAAAACTGAGATTTTGCGTGAATTAGTACGAGGTCTTAATAAATACTCTTCACCACCAGTATCGCTACCAACTTCACAGGAACACGTGGAAACTCACACTTCTGAGTTGGAAATTATGAATCCCAAGAAACCATTAAAAGTTAGTTCGCGCAATGTGCTAAAAGGAGTTGTGAAACGAGTAACTACAGGAACTGTGAATACTGAAGTGACTTTAGAGATTGTTCACAGAGTTGAGTTGACTTCAATGATTACTAGAGTTTCAGCAGAGGAGTTAGAACTAGTTGAAGGTGCAGAAGCTTATGCTGTGATTAAATCTAATGATATTGTGATTGCTAAAGAATAG
- a CDS encoding DUF427 domain-containing protein encodes MMKATWNGTVLAESDNTVVVEGNHYFPADAINKQYFTDSNTHTTCPWKGTASYYNIEVDGQVNKDAAWYYPSAKEKAKNIEGYIGFWKGVKVEA; translated from the coding sequence ATTATGAAAGCAACTTGGAACGGCACAGTTTTAGCCGAAAGCGATAACACCGTAGTCGTCGAAGGAAATCATTACTTCCCTGCTGACGCTATTAACAAACAGTATTTTACAGACAGCAACACCCACACCACTTGTCCTTGGAAAGGAACTGCTAGTTACTATAATATTGAAGTTGATGGACAAGTCAATAAAGATGCAGCTTGGTACTATCCCAGTGCTAAAGAAAAAGCGAAAAATATTGAGGGTTATATTGGCTTCTGGAAAGGTGTGAAAGTGGAAGCTTAG
- a CDS encoding formylglycine-generating enzyme family protein, translating into MVTAAEPGWLYVDEATHKELFQDLRNNFIHTNVKGKEHDPDLEAYAYRMLNDASKSIKFSYFEVATVSANTTNGVKVTRQNKSYQCIDINNQPTQYFIEKLFEDINLEMVYIPGGEFQMGTDDQEIKKLCKQYTIDYFKRESPQHEVIIKPFFMGKYPVTQAQWQEVASHFQKANKQLNPDPSYFKGANRPVEGVSWDDAVEFCLRLSNHTKREYHLPSEAQWEYACRAGTTTPFHFGETITTDLANYDGNYIYGNGVKGSYRGETTEVGSFKVANNFGLYDMHGNVWEWCQDHGHNSYNAAPMDESVWIDITTDSNIRMLRGGSWGFNPGYCRSASRVNFLFGFSAVVGFRVVCSGAART; encoded by the coding sequence ATGGTTACAGCAGCAGAACCTGGTTGGTTGTATGTTGATGAAGCAACACATAAAGAACTCTTTCAAGATTTACGAAATAATTTTATTCATACAAATGTTAAAGGAAAAGAGCATGATCCAGATTTGGAAGCTTATGCTTATCGAATGTTGAATGATGCTTCTAAGTCCATAAAATTTTCTTATTTTGAAGTCGCTACTGTCAGTGCAAATACAACAAATGGGGTCAAAGTTACTCGCCAAAATAAATCATATCAATGCATAGATATAAATAATCAACCTACTCAATACTTTATCGAGAAATTATTTGAAGATATAAACCTAGAAATGGTATATATACCAGGTGGAGAATTCCAAATGGGAACAGACGATCAAGAAATCAAGAAACTGTGTAAACAATATACAATAGATTATTTTAAACGTGAATCTCCCCAACATGAAGTAATTATAAAACCCTTTTTTATGGGTAAGTATCCTGTTACCCAGGCACAATGGCAAGAGGTAGCTAGTCACTTTCAAAAAGCAAATAAACAACTCAATCCTGACCCATCTTATTTTAAAGGAGCAAATCGCCCTGTAGAGGGTGTTTCTTGGGATGATGCCGTTGAGTTTTGTTTACGCCTCTCAAACCATACAAAGAGAGAGTATCACCTACCAAGTGAAGCACAATGGGAATATGCTTGTCGTGCAGGAACAACCACACCATTTCACTTTGGGGAAACAATTACAACAGATTTGGCTAACTATGATGGTAACTACATCTATGGTAATGGAGTTAAAGGAAGTTATAGAGGAGAAACAACAGAAGTAGGAAGTTTTAAAGTAGCCAATAACTTTGGACTATATGATATGCACGGAAATGTATGGGAATGGTGTCAAGACCATGGGCATAATAGTTATAACGCTGCGCCTATGGATGAAAGCGTATGGATAGATATTACTACAGATAGTAATATAAGAATGCTGCGCGGTGGTTCGTGGGGCTTCAATCCTGGGTATTGCCGATCTGCTTCTCGCGTCAACTTCCTCTTCGGCTTCAGCGCCGTTGTCGGTTTTCGGGTTGTGTGTAGTGGTGCGGCAAGGACTTAG